Proteins from a single region of Styela clava chromosome 1, kaStyClav1.hap1.2, whole genome shotgun sequence:
- the LOC120348448 gene encoding F-box only protein 8-like, with translation MGQLSSRETHGVGSSFPSPSRSGLNNGGQNGTSHLYRPGYLWQIFKHRRARNFRNSSKGCRLDVLEKFPDLYLLPPEIGIEVLKNLNATDLCLAACVWSDLANDEMLWEGLCKNSWAYCTAYKSWKDEGKSFKKLYLLLDEGSLTFNAEPLWGMKYLFENHILDDNASEIAMFFHGTNQLVWQKVRQYLNTRNDVLDELLKLQSFKNQFLPNALRKFFQAVDAPISRGEYLNLLIDKFAVRFCNDNPDIALVPEIVAILCYSLILLSVDLTSPQVKNKMSKREFVRNVRSAVVEYSRQHAQGNIQLQNRRGMPQENIGPIQAIAAVDSDFAGHLYDNIYLVGHIAPQRWKDDQG, from the coding sequence ATGGGACAACTTAGTTCACGTGAAACCCATGGCGTTGGAAGTTCCTTTCCATCACCTTCTCGCAGTGGATTAAACAACGGCGGTCAAAATGGGACAAGCCATCTGTACAGACCTGGATATTTGTGGCAAATCTTCAAACATCGGCGGGCAAGAAACTTTCGAAATAGTTCAAAAGGTTGTCGACTAGATGTGCTAGAAAAGTTTCCCGATTTGTACTTGTTGCCGCCTGAGATTGGAATAGaagtattaaaaaatttgaatgcaacTGATTTATGCCTAGCTGCATGTGTTTGGTCTGATTTAGCAAATGATGAGATGTTATGGGAAGGTCTTTGTAAAAATTCGTGGGCCTATTGTACGGCCTACAAGTCATGGAAAGATGAAGGGAAGTCATTTAAAAAGCTTTATCTACTTCTTGATGAAGGGAGTCTCACATTTAACGCAGAGCCTTTATGGGGCATGAAATACCTTTTTGAAAATCACATCCTCGATGATAATGCCTCTGAGATTGCCATGTTTTTCCATGGAACAAATCAACTAGTCTGGCAAAAAGTACGTCAATATCTGAACACTCGAAATGACGTGTTAGATGAGTTATTGAAGTTGCAAAGTTTTAAAAATCAGTTCCTTCCTAATGCATTGAGAAAATTTTTCCAGGCAGTCGATGCTCCGATTTCAAGAGGTGAATATCTTAATTTGCTCATTGATAAGTTTGCTGTGAGATTTTGCAACGATAATCCTGATATTGCTCTTGTACCTGAGATTGTTGCGATACTGTGTTACTCTCTTATATTACTCTCTGTTGATTTGACTAGTCCACAggtcaaaaataaaatgtcaaaacGGGAATTTGTACGCAATGTTCGTTCAGCGGTTGTGGAATACAGTAGACAACACGCCCAAGGCAATATTCAACTACAAAATAGAAGAGGGATGCCCCAGGAGAATATAGGGCCAATTCAGGCAATTGCGGCGGTTGATTCTGATTTTGCAGGACATTTgtatgataatatttatttggtTGGACATATTGCTCCACAACGATGGAAAGATGATCAAGGCTAG
- the LOC120344169 gene encoding vacuolar protein sorting-associated protein 35-like produces MSENNLTTVEEQERLLDNAIQIVKAESFQMKRELDKNHLMDGFKHASTMLKELRTSAMSPKNYYELYMAVCDELRHLELHLSEEFQQGRVIADLYELVQYAGDIIPRLYLLVTVGVVYIKAKPSSSRVILKDLVEMCKGVQHPLRGLFLRNYLLQCTKNVLPNASSEASEDDKNESTGTVADSIDFILTNFTEMNKLWVRMQHLGHSREREKRERERQELRILVGTNLVRLSQLEGMDAKNYQNSVLPGILEQVVNCRDAIAQEYLMECIIQVFPDDFHLQTLRSFLTACANLHQSVNVKTTIIALIDRLAQYASREDTSGIPKEIMLFDIFSEEVTKIIEARNQMLCEHAVSMQAALINLAMKCYSDRTDYVDKVLEATVEVMSQRNIEIVSSRTPLCKEVTKLLQSILDSYNNILTVLELKYFAPLYEHLDFDARKQFAFQLISNALENDTIVTTSEQTDTLLMLVSPLVRDQADQPKAEEMDEQDFAEEQIVMGRFIHLLQSDDPDQQFLILNCARNQFGNGGNARLPYTLPPIVFSCFKLAAKFKEIENEDENWDKKCNKIFQFCRATITALCKAELAELPLRLFLQGALAASEIDFSNRELVAYEFLTQAISLYEEEIADSRAQLAAVLLIVGTLEQIDCFHEESHEPLRTQCAHAASRLLKKPDQSRAVAHVSHLFWSGKTIESGENKLNDGHRVIECLKKAVRTTNQCMETAVQLQLFIEIFDKYIYFYEKGCTAISIEILNQLLAKIRENLPSIEETEEYDVIHMHYNNTLKHIRDQMESGTSSYEGIDI; encoded by the coding sequence ATGAGTGAAAACAATTTGACAACAGTTGAAGAGCAGGAAAGATTGCTCGATAATGCAATTCAAATTGTAAAAGCGGAGAGTTTTCAGATGAAAAGAGAGTTGGATAAAAATCATCTAATGGATGGATTCAAACATGCCTCTACCATGTTGAAAGAACTTCGTACGTCAGCTATGTCTCCGAAAAATTATTATGAATTGTACATGGCCGTTTGTGATGAACTACGACACTTAGAGTTGCATCTGTCAGAAGAATTTCAACAGGGCCGAGTTATAGCTGATCTGTATGAATTGGTTCAATATGCTGGAGATATCATTCCACGACTTTATCTCCTTGTTACGGTCGGAGTTGTTTACATAAAGGCGAAACCGTCATCAAGTCGTGTCATTCTGAAAGATCTTGTTGAAATGTGCAAAGGTGTTCAACATCCCCTACGTGGGTTATTTTTACGCAACTACCTTCTGCAATGTACAAAAAATGTGCTTCCGAATGCATCAAGCGAAGCTAGCGAGGATGACAAAAATGAATCAACCGGAACGGTAGCAGATTCAATAGATTTTATCCTGACAAATTTCACAGAAATGAACAAATTATGGGTTCGTATGCAACATCTTGGCCATAGTCGTGAAAGAGAGAAACGTGAGCGTGAACGACAAGAGTTAAGAATTTTGGTTGGAACAAATCTTGTGAGGCTCAGCCAGCTTGAGGGAATGGATGCGAAGAATTATCAAAATAGTGTTCTGCCTGGAATTCTTGAGCAGGTTGTGAATTGCCGAGATGCCATTGCTCAGGAGTATTTAATGGAATGCATCATACAGGTGTTTCCCGATGATTTCCACCTTCAAACACTACGCAGCTTTCTAACTGCATGTGCGAATCTGCATCAAAGTGTCAATGTCAAAACTACAATAATCGCTCTGATTGATAGACTGGCACAATATGCATCAAGAGAAGATACATCTGGTATTCCAAAAGAAATCATGctgtttgatatattttctgAAGAGGTGACCAAGATTATAGAAGCACGCAATCAGATGTTGTGTGAACATGCTGTGTCAATGCAAGCAGCTCTTATTAATCTTGCTATGAAATGCTACTCTGATCGAACCGATTATGTCGATAAAGTGCTGGAAGCTACTGTGGAAGTTATGAGCCAACGAAACATAGAGATAGTGTCTAGTCGTACTCCATTATGCAAAGAGGTTACTAAGTTACTGCAGTCAATTTTGGATTCATACAATAACATACTAACTGTGTTAGAGCTAAAGTATTTTGCTCCGCTCTATGAACATCTTGATTTTGATGCTCGTAAGCAGTTTGCTTTTCAACTCATTTCTAATGCTCTGGAAAATGATACTATTGTCACTACCTCGGAGCAAACAGATACATTGCTAATGTTGGTTTCGCCACTAGTGCGAGACCAAGCTGATCAACCGAAGGCTGAAGAGATGGATGAACAGGACTTTGCAGAAGAGCAAATAGTGATGGGAAGATTTATTCATCTGTTGCAATCTGATGATCCTGATCAACAATTTTTGATTCTTAATTGTGCACGAAATCAGTTTGGAAATGGCGGAAATGCTCGACTGCCCTATACCTTGCCACCCATTGTATTTTCATGCTTCAAACTCGCGGCGAAATTCAAGGAAATTGAAAATGAGGACGAAAATTGGGataaaaaatgcaataaaatatttcagttttgtCGAGCAACAATTACTGCATTATGCAAAGCAGAGTTAGCAGAACTTCCTCTCAGACTTTTTCTTCAAGGTGCTCTTGCTGCTTCTGAAATTGACTTCAGTAATCGAGAATTGGTAGCTTACGAATTTCTGACCCAAGCAAtatcactgtatgaagaggaaATTGCAGACAGCCGTGCCCAACTTGCAGCAGTGTTACTTATTGTTGGTACGTTGGAGCAGATAGATTGCTTCCATGAAGAAAGTCATGAACCGCTACGTACCCAGTGTGCTCATGCAGCATCCAGACTGCTTAAAAAGCCAGACCAAAGCCGCGCTGTCGCTCATGTTTCACATTTGTTCTGGTCTGGGAAAACAATTGAAAGCGGAGAAAATAAGCTTAATGATGGCCACAGAGTGATCGAATGTCTAAAAAAGGCAGTACGTACGACCAACCAATGCATGGAAACAGCAGTTCAATTGCAGCTCTTTATCGagatttttgataaatatatctACTTTTATGAGAAAGGGTGCACAGCAATATCCATTGAAATACTGAATCAGCTTCTGGCTAAAATCAGAGAGAACCttccctcaattgaagaaactGAGGAATATGATGTAATCCACATGCATTATAACAATACTCTGAAGCATATTAGAGACCAGATGGAATCTGGAACTTCATCATATGAAGGTATAGATATATAA
- the LOC120325450 gene encoding dnaJ homolog subfamily B member 6-like, with protein sequence MGDYYKILGVSRKATDSEIKKAYRKLALQWHPDKNPDNKENAEAKFKEIGEAYDVLSDKEKREVYDRYGKEGLQGGGGGGGGFDFGSNVHHHFTFRSPDEIFREFFGGQDPFAAFDLGGFPGFSNRQSHNDFFGGFGSGFGGFSGFPEFSALDNGRGGFASFSSFSSGPGTHANVRSVTKSTRIVNGKKVETTKTKENGQERVEVRENGKLTSVVVDGVSDDYELALGMSRDQAAIDTGSSSRHRSSHHHRWSPAGHSRHHHGHGRSNRYGRSRTSPNVYYDDSSEDEDVRIAKERSLADQEQKHRKRPGSKV encoded by the exons ATGGgagattattataaaatattgggAGTATCAAGAAAAGCAACTGATTCTGAAATAAAGAAAGC ATATAGGAAACTAGCTTTACAATGGCATCCTGATAAAAATCCAGACAACAAAGAAAACGCAGAAGCTAAATTTAAAGAAATTGGAGAAGCATACGATGTTTTATCTGATA AGGAAAAACGGGAAGTATATGATCGCTACGGTAAAGAAGGATTACAAGGAGGTGGTGGAGGGGGAGGTGGATTTGATTTTGGTTCTAATGTTCATCATCATTTTACATTCCGATCGCCAGACGAAATTTTCAGGGAATTTTTCGGAGGTCAAGATCCATTTGCAGCTTTTG atctCGGCGGTTTTCCAGGATTTTCTAATCGACAGTCTCATAATGACTTTTTTGGAGGGTTTGGATCAGGGTTTGGGGGATTTTCGGGATTTCCTGAATTCTCAGCACTTGATAATGGACGTGGAGG ATTCGCttctttttcatcattttcatcGGGTCCCGGAACACATGCCAACGTAAGATCAGTTACTAAATCAACAAGGATAGTTAATggaaaaaaagttgaaaccacAAA GACCAAAGAAAACGGTCAAGAAAGAGTTGAAGTTAGAGAAAATGGAAAACTGACATCAGTAGTTGTTGATG GTGTTTCTGATGATTATGAATTGGCTTTGGGTATGAGTCGAGACCAAGCTGCCATTGACACTGGTTCAAGTTCTCGCCATAGGTCTTCCCATCATCATCGCTGGTCGCCCGCAGGTCACTCACGTCATCACCATGGACATGGACGCAGTAATCGTTATGGTAGATCAAGGACAAGTCCAAATGTTTATTATGATG ATTCCAGCGAGGATGAAGATGTAAGAATAGCAAAGGAAAGAAGTCTTGCTGATCAAGAACAAAAGCATAGAAAGAGACCTGGTTCAAAAGTATAG
- the LOC120340888 gene encoding DNA repair protein XRCC1-like yields MPVVKIKHIVSFSSEETPHKADNLLNEDSSRKWKCAAGEKQACIVFQLEKSTQLSSIDIANEGSAFIEVLVGRSSNDNVQYQVILVASSFMSPQESRQGSPPNRVRIFNKDKLTSDIASQKWDLVKVVCTQPFNKRSTYGLSFIKFHTTDDDIEQKEPEVPVKQKTNDGRKTFGSFKIKEETDDSQSIPPGMSMKMYQMAKKENLNTSMEQKRDINTVGQAKKEVERDSSSSRRRSGSPDRKEVEQKRRKVDQPRSTSNSAKATPIKFDALKQKTSNTPKATKTSSSNQVTSQSRTPANSRQKNTSQASTSKKRKKKPYNEILSGVVFVISGFQNPLRSELRDKALGMGAQYRRDWTQDSTHLICAFPNTPKYRQVSLSGGKIVRKEWINDCAGRKELVSWRNYNMGSDPSDSSSEDEGKDESVSNKIAQQDDSDDVKEEEDPYGVSTDEEAGDTEDEIEKVKARQKDPVKVENDANDEDPYNASTDEEPETNSHAENGLPELPDYFHDKTFMMYGKFASKTGRLTRRHIVACGGKITEYMNEDVEYIITEQPWDDNFDQALTENAGLVFVRPGWLFQCGAQQRIISYQPYAVTPS; encoded by the exons ATGCCTGTTGTAAAAATAAAGCATATTGTCTCGTTCAGTAGCGAAGAAACT CCACATAAAGCTGACAACCTTCTCAATGAAGACTCATCACGGAAATGGAAATGTGCTGCAGGTGAGAAACAGGCGTGCATTGTTTTCCAACTTGAAAAATCAACTCAGTTATCAAGCATTGATATAGCAAACGAAGGATCGGCTTTTATTGAAGTTTTGGTTGGAAGATCGAGCAATGACAATGTGCAATATCAG GTTATTCTTGTCGCATCCTCATTCATGAGTCCCCAAGAAAGCAGACAAGGTTCACCACCCAATAGAGTCAGAATCTTTAACAAAGACAAACTTACATCAGACATTGCATCACAAAAATGGGACCTGGTTAAAGTTGTTTGTACCCAGCCATTTAATAAG AGATCAACATATGGTTTATCTTTCATTAAATTTCATACCACAGATGATGATATTGAACAAAAGGAACCAGAGGTTCCTGTCAAG caaaAAACTAATGATGGTCGAAAAACATTCGGCAGTTTTAAAATTAAAGAAGAAACTGATGATTCCCAATCTATTCCACCTGGAATGTCAATGAAGATGTACCAAATGGCaaagaaagaaaatttaaatacaa GTATGGAACAAAAGCGTGATATCAACACTGTTGGCCAAGCTAAAAAAGAAGTAGAAAGAGATTCATCTAGCTCTAGG CGAAGATCAGGGTCACCAGACAGAAAAGAAGTTGAACAGAAGCGAAGGAAAGTTGATCAACCTCGGTCAACATCAAACTCAGCTAAAGCAACTCCTATCAAATTTG ATGCATTAAAGCAGAAGACAAGCAATACTCCCAAAGCAACCAAAACTTCATCTTCAAATCAGGTTACAAGTCAATCCCGAACACCTGCAAACAGTCGCCAAAAAAATA CTTCTCAAGCATCCACATCCAAAAAGCGAAAGAAAAAACCATATAATGAGATCCTAAGTGGGGTTGTTTTCGTCATAAGTGGATTCCAGAATCCATTAAGGAGTGAACTGAGGGACAAAGCTCTAGGAATGGGAGCTCAGTACAGAAGAGACTGGACACAAGATTCCACCCATCTTAT ATGTGCTTTTCCAAATACACCAAAATATCGGCAGGTCAGTTTATCAGGAGGAAAAATAGTAAGGAAGGAATGGATCAATGATTGTGCTGGTAGAAAGGAATTAGTATCTTGGAGAAATTACAACATGGGTTCTGATCCATCTGACTCTTCATCAGAAGATGAG GGTAAAGATGAATCAGTTTCCAACAAAATTGCACAACAAGATGATTCAGATG ATGTGAAGGAAGAAGAAGATCCATATGGAGTTTCTACTGATGAAGAAGCAGGTGATACAGAAGATGAAATTGAAAA AGTTAAGGCTCGTCAAAAAGATCCAGTAAAGGTTGAAAATGATGCAAATGATGAAGACCCATATAATGCTAGCACAGATGAAGAACCAGAAACAAATAGTCATGCAG AAAACGGTTTACCAGAATTGCCTGATTATTTTCATGACAAGACATTTATGATGTATGgaaaatttgcttcaaaaaCTGGAAGGTTAACAAGGAGACATATTGTTGCCTGTGGAGG CAAAATCACAGAGTACATGAATGAAGATGTtgaatatattattactgaGCAACCTTGGGATGATAACTTTGATCAGGCTCTTACTGAAAATGCCGGATTGGTTTTTGTCAGGCCGGGGTGGTTGTTTCAGTGTGGAGCCCAACAAAGGATAATTTCCTATCAACCTTATGCTGTGACAccatcttga
- the LOC120325448 gene encoding syntaxin-17-like: protein MNWKLPYLFRNPLDFINTNKKPPEQVNGELLDDEEDDLGIKLVQHKGTVPFRRVESSVHTFVNVALPADLDRLHRHQCNIRKWRKSKEFWKLQEEYINSGRTVQQLTRNINEMELLRARVIEEDLPIFDQHLDLAKEKAKASINEFLEIHDEGLKSDGSIVGSLDQRSNKDNPETVGNRLLQSSVSGTSISSHTVGDHFVSNYHGSSENISNMPEEKNIHEDAFVQLRGNRLVIESSCSSRGDLNEYGAYEKQDDDTSSAEEADESNFQILELDSRQEEANVEEWWDKLRKDIVDLNTVMNDFSSLVHDQGKMVDDISSNIEDAETNINEGKSQLRKATILKAAMFPILGAVVGGAVGGPIGMVAGFKLGSVTTGLAAAGVTGTIIGYQGGKALKKRQDANSFEMKEIKQKHEETDNVIDDDTTT, encoded by the coding sequence ATGAATTGGAAACTCCCGTATTTATTCAGGAATCCGTTGGATTTTATAAACACAAACAAAAAACCACCAGAACAGGTCAATGGTGAACTTTTAGATGACGAAGAGGATGATTTAGGAATAAAACTCGTACAACACAAAGGAACTGTACCATTTCGAAGAGTTGAAAGCTCTGTACACACATTTGTTAATGTAGCATTACCAGCCGATTTGGACAGGCTTCACAGACATCAATGCAATATTAGAAAATGGAGAAAGTCAAAAGAATTTTGGAAATTACAAGAAGAATATATAAATTCTGGCAGAACGGTACAACAACTGACTAGAAATATTAATGAAATGGAATTACTTAGGGCTAGAGTTATTGAAGAAGATTTACCTATTTTTGACCAACATCTGGATTTGGCAAAAGAAAAAGCGAAAGCATCTATAAATGAATTTTTAGAAATACATGATGAAGGATTAAAAAGTGACGGATCAATTGTAGGTTCCTTGGATCAACGAAGCAATAAAGATAATCCAGAAACTGTTGGTAACAGACTATTACAGTCTTCTGTTTCAGGTACATCTATTTCAAGTCATACAGTTGGAGATCATTTTGTATCAAATTACCACGGCTCTAGtgaaaatatatccaatatGCCTGAAGAAAAAAACATACATGAGGATGCATTTGTGCAGTTGCGTGGTAATAGACTTGTCATAGAGTCAAGTTGTTCTAGCAGAGGGGACTTAAATGAATATGGGGCGTACGAAAAACAAGATGATGACACATCTTCTGCAGAAGAAGCAGATGAATCAAATTTCCAAATCTTAGAATTGGATAGTCGGCAGGAGGAAGCAAATGTTGAGGAATGGTGGGATAAATTACGAAAAGACATTGTGGATTTAAACACAGTAATGAACGATTTTTCTTCCCTTGTTCATGATCAGGGTAAGATGGTGGATGACATATCAAGTAATATTGAAGACGCTGAAACTAATATAAACGAAGGGAAATCACAATTAAGAAAAGCAACAATACTAAAAGCTGCCATGTTTCCAATTTTAGGTGCTGTCGTTGGTGGTGCTGTAGGAGGTCCAATTGGGATGGTCGCAGGATTTAAGCTTGGGAGTGTCACGACAGGCCTAGCAGCAGCTGGTGTCACTGGAACTATAATTGGTTACCAAGGGGGTAAAGCTCTCAAAAAGAGGCAAGATGCTAATAGTTTTGAAATGAAAgagataaaacaaaaacacgaagAAACTGACAATGTTATTGATGATGATACTACAACATAG
- the LOC120325449 gene encoding maspardin-like, translated as MNKLVATNEYLSFRNAVPLKRVIVDEGDSKVWSLYDAGPKTVKCPIICLPPAAGKADVFYRQVLGLSGMGYRTIALDYPVYWTVEEFCVGLRKIIDHLHLDQIHIFGCSLGAYLGLKFAERMRNTPYIASIVLCNGFTDTSVFKYTRASSAFWLIPGFLLKRLVMGSFTRDVTDAPQADATDFVVECLENLTQQEIASRLVLHCNGDYVRKPHSLQHIAVTLMDVFDESALSQSVKDDMYKCFPNAKRAHLKTGGNFPYLSRSSEVNLHLRIHLKSFEGTKASAREAPSPHDATNLSPSMQAVPSDEIFQEENSENDDTKPKTLLDLSKLNKDSDDEMSMNEPPTIEVDDNEPIDFPI; from the coding sequence ATGAATAAATTGGTCGCAACCAATGAATACCTTAGTTTCCGTAATGCAGTTCCATTGAAAAGAGTGATTGTAGATGAAGGGGATTCAAAAGTTTGGAGCTTATATGATGCTGGACCAAAGACTGTAAAATGCCCAATTATTTGTCTCCCACCAGCGGCTGGAAAAGCTGATGTTTTTTACCGGCAAGTGTTGGGTCTTTCCGGCATGGGGTATAGAACAATAGCATTGGATTATCCAGTTTACTGGACCGTTGAAGAATTTTGCGTTGGCCTACGAAAAATTATTGATCATCTTCACTTGGATCAGATACATATATTTGGTTGCTCGCTGGGTGCTTATCTTGGTCTTAAGTTTGCTGAAAGAATGCGTAATACGCCATATATTGCTTCAATAGTTTTATGCAATGGCTTTACAGATACTTCTGTGTTCAAATACACGAGAGCATCATCAGCTTTTTGGCTCATACCTGGTTTTCTTTTGAAACGACTGGTAATGGGCAGTTTCACTCGAGATGTTACGGATGCCCCTCAAGCGGATGCAACAGATTTCGTTGTTGAGTGTCTTGAAAATCTCACTCAACAAGAAATTGCATCACGTCTCGTACTTCATTGTAACGGGGATTATGTTAGAAAGCCACATTCCTTACAACACATTGCTGTTACGTTAATGGATGTTTTTGATGAAAGTGCCTTGTCACAAAGTGTTAAGGATGACATGTACAAATGCTTTCCAAATGCAAAGCGGGCTCACTTAAAGACAGGTGGTAATTTTCCATATTTAAGCAGATCTTCTGAAGTTAATTTGCATCTAAGAATTCACCTAAAGTCTTTCGAAGGAACTAAAGCTTCAGCTCGAGAAGCACCAAGCCCCCATGATGCGACCAATTTATCACCTTCTATGCAAGCTGTTCCATCAGATGAAATTTTTCAGGAGGAAAATAGCGAAAATGATGATACGAAGCCAAAGACGTTATTAGATTTGTCAAAGTTAAATAAAGATTCAGATGATGAAATGTCCATGAATGAACCTCCGACAATTGAAGTTGATGATAATGAACCGATCGATTTTCCTATCTAA